Part of the Oncorhynchus tshawytscha isolate Ot180627B linkage group LG23, Otsh_v2.0, whole genome shotgun sequence genome, acctaaagactctcagactatgagaaacaagattctctggtctgatgaaaccaagattcaactctttggcctgaatgccaagcatcaattcgaggatacctggcaccatctctatggtgaagcatggtggtggcagcatcatgctgtggggatgtttttcagcggcagggactgggagaatagtcaggatcgaggcaaagatgaatggggcaaagtacagagatatccttgatgaaaatctgctccagagacctcaggacctcagactggggcgaaggttcaccttccgacaggacaacgaccctaagcccacagccaagacaacacaggagtggcttcgggacaagtctctgaatgtccttgagtggtcctgccagagcccggacttgaacacgatcaaacatctcttgagaactaaaaatagctgtgcagcaacggtccccattcaacctgacagagcttgagaggatctgcagagaagaatgggagaaactccccaaatacagatgtgccaagcttgtagcgtcatacccaaagagactcaaggctgtaatcgctgccaaagatatttcaacaaagtactaagggtctgaatacttatgtaaatgtggtaatctaattgtatttatttttaaaattcaaCTGGGTTTTTTAATCccgtttttgctttttcattatggggtattgtgtacagATTGATGAGGGATAACAAAAtcaatccgttttagaataaggctgtaagctaacaaaatgtgggaaaactcaaggggtatgaatactttccgaaggcactgtacatattatatacattttacagacacagtatattttccTTAAGTTATTGTTTTTAGtaccatccttcagctcccctcaacccctctcattatctctgaagaccatccagttttgatttctatttgccatacagtaacagtcaaaagtttggacaccttatTTCAAgggttcttttttattttttactattttctacattgtagaataatagtgaagacatcaaaactatgaaataacacatggatcatgtagtaaccaaaatagtgttaaacaaatcaaaatatattcttcaaattgccaccctttgccatgatgacagctttgcacactcttggcattctctaaagcagcttcatgtggtagtcacctggaatgcatttcagttagcaggtgtgccttcttaaaagttcatttgtggaatttctttccttcttaatgcgtttgagccaatcagttgtgttgtgacgaggtaagggggtatacaaaagatagccctatttggtaaaagaccaagtccatattatggcaagaacagctcaaataagcaaagagaaatgacatttCATCATTCCTTTAAGACATGACAATCAGTCAAAAGAGAACATTTCAAGaaatttgaacgtttcttcaagtgcagtcgcaaaaaccatcaagcgctatgatgagactggctgtcatgaggaccgccacaggatgtcacgatcgtcgtaagaagcggaccaaagcgcagcgtggtgtgaatgcacaATTTAATAGATGACGAAAAACACGACGTAaactgtacaaaaacaataaacgactgTGACGCTATcataagaactgtgctgacacaagcaactaacatagacaatcacccacaatgacaaaacaggctacctaaatatggttcccaatcagagacaacaactaacacctgcctctgattgagaaccatatcaggccaaacacagaaacagacaaactagacatccaacatagaatgcccacccagctcacgtcctgaccaacactaaaacaaggaaaacacaaaataactatggtcagaacgtgacccagagttacctctgctccagaggataagttcattagagttaccagcctcagaaattgcagcctacataaatgcatcacagagttcaagtaacagacacatctcaacatcaactgttcaggtgagactgtgtgaatcaggccttcatggtcaaattactgcaaagaaaccactcctaaaggacaccaataagaagaagagacttgcttgacattagaccggtggaaatctgtcctttggtctggaccccaaattggagatttttggttgcaaccaccgtgtctttgtgagatgctgtgtgggtgaacggatgtcctctgcatgtgtatttcccaccataaagcatggaggaggaggtgttacggtctgggggtgctttactggtgacactgtctgtgatttatttagaattcaaggcacacttaaccagcatggctaccacagcattctgcagtgatacgccatcccatctggtttgggtctatgatctgtttttcaacaggacgatgacccaacacacctccaggctgtgaaagGATTATTTtaccaagatggagagtgatggagtgctgcatcagatgacctggcctccacaatcccccacctcaaccaaattgagatggtttgggatgagtcggactgcagagtgaaggaaaagcagtcaacatgtgctcgcatatgtgggaactccttcaagatggttggaaaattattctaggtgaagctggttgagattgccaagagtgtgcaaagctgtcatcattgcaaagggtggctacttggaagaatctccaatatataaaaatattttgatttgtttaacacttttttttggttactacatgattccatttgtgttatttcatagtttcaatgtattcattattattctacaatgtagaaattagttttaaaaaattaagaaaacactggaatgaggaggtgttctaaaacttttgaccggtagtgtagacaggtgtgtgccttccccaatcatgtccaatcaagttctagaaacatctcaagggtgatcaatggaaacaggatgcacctcaacTCAATTTCGATTCTTATAGCAAAGAGTctgtgaatacttacataaataaggtatgttttttatttttaatacattttcaaaaacctattttcgctttgtcattatggtgtgtaAATTGcagaggattttttatttattatttcatgtggaaaaagtcaaggggtctgaatactttccaaaggcactgtacataacattctattgttgcaagaattttgtataatctAAATTGGAAAAACGTGTAAGTTTTGAATCTGGTGttattttgtgtatcagttcataaaccatgtgccatggaattggtacatcgaaaatctatTCCCAattattttgcaatctgtatggcacagctgtcaatttttgggtccttaaattaaactggtatactttttttatttatcacaattttctttaacctaTTGTCGTCTTTAATGCAGGgtcgacatacaagttccttactttctcccccttccaTTTGCCTCTTCCATTTTCGCGGAAtgcaagattttagttctgggcGTCCGAGATTAACATGACCCAAAAGTCACTGTGACTGAGATGAAGTACTGTGAACGTGATGGACTTCCTGGGCAAAATACTCTGCACAGCATTTTGTGGCTCCCAACCCACCTGTGCTTGTCCAGATACTGGCGCAGATGACCTATGGTCTCTGAGAAACGCATCTTCATGATGTAGGTGTGCTCGCCATCCTCTGACTTCACCCTCAGTGTGGTGACATCACGGACCGAGTTATGGGGATCAGTCTCATGCAACTCCAACCTGAGTTAGAGTAGAGAGAACAGGTTCATAATCCACATTAGCAAATGTGTGTCCCTCTTCCAAGGTCTCCTCTGTCACAAGGTCCCGCAAGGCCCCCTAGTGGTGGAAGTGAAGGTATTGTGAATACTTCTAGACACCTGCGTACCTCTCTTTCATAGCCTGTAGCTCTGGTGTGTCTATGACGGTCACAGCATGGCTGTTTGAAGCATCAGAAGAGCCCTAAACACAAGACACAGGCATTTACTAGCATATAGTATACGCATGTCCATCATCTACAGGTATATGCTGAAACATGCAACAGATCTCAGTCTCACCTGTAGACTGGCTTTCACAGAGTCCCTGATGTCAATCACTCTACCAGCCTTCACCACCACCTTGGGCAGCCTGTTCAGGAATTGGTCCATTGTCAGTTTTCTGCCTGTGGGTAAGTCAATGTTCAAGTCAGAGCAAAAGAGGCTTGGGGTGAATCTCAAGTGATATACATATAGTTAAACCAACTTCAAATATGAAATTCAATTATTTCATTGATTCCTTGTGTCCTCTCCTCGCCTCCCCAAAGAAGATCCAAGGTTTCTCCCTATCTCATGCATGTTCaggaggaggcgaggagagaggactcGAGGAATCCCAAAAAATACAATTGAGATTCCACCCCTGCAGTTGGTTCAACTAGAGTGTAAAGTGTAGCATTTGTTTTTGGGATCAAATTGAAGCGATACAGAGGGGACCGACCGGGTATCTGGGAGACGGTACAGTAGGCGTGTTCTAAGCTGTCTGTTGATTTCTCCCCCTCTGTGCATCCAACCACAGCCTGCCCCTTCCCAGGGAACTCTGCCCACGGTCGCCTCTCTTGGAACTCCTCCTCTCGCCTGTCGTGAACCTGTGTACACCGAAAGAGGACGTCCCACTACTCACCACAAAACAAACAGGAAATACATTGTCCATGTAATCCGTTTTCCTACCGTAAGCACATTTGAAATTCACGCATGCACacaaagcacgcacacacacacctgaaaggGCACCCCGTCTGCAAACCTGTCCTGTAGCTCAGAAGGGAAGTATCCGTCCATCAGGTCTTGCATGCACTGCTGCAAAGTCATGAGCAGCAGGGTGTCAGACACATTGGACTGTTATACGAACTGAGCTTTCTGTGCTTATTCTGTCTGCTACAATCTGAGAGAGAGTCGAAACATTGAAATCAAAGAATCTTCAGTGAAAATGTATCAAAAATCATGCCTGGTTCAAATATCTAGTCTGTTTCATTACCTGGTGTGTGTTGTACTCTCTCGTAATAACCTTAACAGTAgctgatttggttctgggtgctgAGATTATGTACTGACTAGCCAGTCGGAGTATAGCgagtattccctatatagtctcTATCTGTACCTGTGTGCTGGCTTCCTGGTAAGAGCGGAAGGGCCCATTGAACATGAAGATGCCATTGCTGTAGAGCCGTAGTGGAATGAGGTGCTGCTGGGCCAGCTGTGCCCCTCTGGACGTGACCCTGACGTAGGACTCTCCCTCCCCAGCCAGGATGTTCAACTGCTGGATGTTCTGGAGCACCAGGTCAAAGTTTATCTGGAAGTTCCTCCTGGCCACAGAGGTCTCTGCAAAAGACAGGCCACCATAATAAGTGAATGCATAATTAAGATTTTCTGTTTGAAAATCATCCAGGCATCACATGAGCACAGCTCGTGAAACTTTAACTGGTGCATTGAAACAATGGCAGCTCCTTTGTACTGTTGGAAGTTACCGTTTGAAGATGTGATTCGATTAGGTTTTACTTGGCTGCCTGTTAAGGAGGGTGTACTGTTACAGcatgttcagatagaaatgtatcaCGTAGAAAGAATATGACTGCCTGTCAGATAGAATAGGGAATCTTAGCAGCTCTGTTAATTAGATTTCTATCAGCAGCATAAGGCTCAGCACTTAATAACTCCCTGGTTCCTTTACCTGGTTGCCACACCACTCTCTCGGAGCTCTGGGTCTGCTCAGCTTCCTCTACTTCCTGTTGACTGGCTGTGTCACGCTCCTCTCCGCTCCCCACCCAGATCATTCCGTAATCGTTCAGAAACCGCTGAGTGGGGAAAAACCCACTGTGAGTTTAAAGAAAAGTTTGCAGTGACATCAGTTAAAGAGGTGAACTAAACTATTTAGAACAGACTTAGAGATGACTCAACCACCACAACTCAACTTCTctgttatactgtatgtagaaaAGTTCAAGTCTAAATTGGACTGACTTGTTAAAATATATTgtaaatcacacagacacaggttagTGCTTCTACGGCTTTCAATACTGTGTGGTCCATCTATGTCTGTGCAATGTACCAAACTGTTTGCTGAGGACCAAAAAAGACATTGCTCTGTTGTATTACCATGGCGATGATGATCTTACCTCCATCTCCGATACCTGGCCCTGAAGCCTGTGGCATGTTTTTATGAGATCATCCTCTCTGCTCCTATCACTGTTTTTCTCTAAAAATCACAGAAACAGAACGGTTTTGGTTAACCAAACATAACTTGTTCCATACTCTTAATATCTTTTCTTTTCACTTAACAGAGATGAGGGTGGTGACGGAAGTAGAGAACACTGTATAGGCCTACATGGGGCTGTATTCCTATGAATACATGAATACTAGGCCTACATGGGGCTGTATTCCTATAAATACATGAATACTAGGCCTACATGGGGCTGTATTCCTATAAATACATGAGTACTAGGCCTACATGGGGCTGTATTCCTATAAATACATGAATACTAGGCCTACGTGGGGCTGTATTCCTATAAATACATGAATACTAGGCCTACGTGGGGCTGTATTCCTATAAATACATGAATACTAGGCCTACATGGGGCTGTATTCCTATAAATACATGAATACTAGGCCTACGTGGGGCTGTATTCCTATAAATACATGAATACTAGGCCTACGTGGGGCTGTATTCCTATAAATACATGCATACTAGGCCTACATGGGGCTGTATTCCTATAAATACATGAATACTAGGCCTACATGGGGCTGTATTCCTATAAATACATGCATACTAGGCCTACATGGGGCTGTATTCCTATAAATACATGAATACTAGGCCTACATGGGGCTGTATTCCTATAAATACATGCATACTAGGCCTACATGGGGCTGTATATCTATAAATACATGCATACTAGGCCTACGTGGGGCTGTATTCCTATAAATACATGAATACTAGGCCTACATGGGGCTGTATTCCTATAAATACATGCATACTAGGCCTACGTGGGGCTGTATTCCTATAAATACATGAATACTAGGCCTACATGGGGCTGTATTCCTATAAATACAAGCATACTAGGCCTACATGGGGCTGTATATCTATAAATACATGCATACTAGGCCTACGTGGGGCTGTATTCCTATAAATACATGAATACTAGGCCTACATGGGGCTGTATATCTATAAATACATGCATACTAGGCCCACATGGGGCTGTATTCCTATAAATACATGCATACTAGGCCCACATGGGGCTGTATTCCTATAAATACATGCATACTAGGCCTACATGGGGCTGTATATCTATAAATACATGCATACTAGGCCCACATGGGGCTGTATTCCTATAAATACATGAATACTAGGCCTACATGGGGCTGTATATCTATAAATACATGCATACTAGGCCTACGTGGGGCTGTATTCCTATAAATACATGAATACTAGGCCTACATGGGGCTGTATATCTATAAATACATGCATACTAGGCCCACATGGGGCTGTATTCCTATAAATACATGCATACTAGGCCCACATGGGGCTGTATTCCTATAAATACATGCATACTAGGCCTACATGTGTTGTGACTGGAACTCTGTGGTTCCAGAACTGTATGATATATATGGTAGGCTGAAATAACTACCTGTTGACTTCTGAAGAAGCTTCATTTTCTCCCCCAGAGCTGTAATTATTTTCTCCTTCAAATAGCaaataacaaaataaacattGATATATTGTCAAGTCAAGAGCTTGGTCTGTACATATATCAATATTTAGGCATGTACTTCATGCATAGAATACTAGCCGGATGTGTATAGACTACTGCTGTTTTTAGTATCCGTTTTCAgagttggggaagctactctgaaaatatagtttaccaattacttcacactggaagaagttgaGCTACAGTAAAGCTACCCTTAAGAGAAATATAGTTTGTTTAACTGAagctactttgaaaaagtagttcactacatcaaAACTGCCTTGTAAAAAAGTATTATATCTAAGTCTGAAAAGTCATATAAATGTACTGGGTTGAAAAATAtagacagtgcattcggaaagtattcagaccccatgactttttccacattttgttacgttacagccttattgtaaaatgtattaaattgcctTTTCcaccctcaatctacacacaataccccataaagacaaagaaaaattgtagcaaatgtattaaaaacatgtaactgaaataacacatttacataagtattcagaccctttactcagtactttgttgaagcacatttggcagcgattgcagccttgagtcttcttgcgtatgacgctacaaacttggcataCCCgtttttggagagtttctcccattcttctctgtagatcctctcaagctctgtcaggtgggaTGGGGaaggttgctgcacagctattttcaggtttctccagagatgttcgattgggttcaagtttgggctctggctgggccactcaaggacattcagagacttgtcccaaagccactcctgcgatgtcttggctgtgtgcttagggt contains:
- the ubxn11 gene encoding UBX domain-containing protein 11, coding for MSSPLSMLRKNRRVPLPGPMNQQGRRVPFKENPFSEYEATLLNDVSALNHPAPQAQATDSVCPSRSKTKQKKSNSCCAPPIDFELMSSMMQRLTLLETKVKTQALDIDHKEKIITALGEKMKLLQKSTEKNSDRSREDDLIKTCHRLQGQVSEMERFLNDYGMIWVGSGEERDTASQQEVEEAEQTQSSERVVWQPETSVARRNFQINFDLVLQNIQQLNILAGEGESYVRVTSRGAQLAQQHLIPLRLYSNGIFMFNGPFRSYQEASTQQCMQDLMDGYFPSELQDRFADGVPFQVHDRREEEFQERRPWAEFPGKGQAVVGCTEGEKSTDSLEHAYCTVSQIPGRKLTMDQFLNRLPKVVVKAGRVIDIRDSVKASLQGSSDASNSHAVTVIDTPELQAMKERLELHETDPHNSVRDVTTLRVKSEDGEHTYIMKMRFSETIGHLRQYLDKHRWTDATAYDIISAFPQRWYSEDSQTLLSCGLTPNAALLLRTRPGPRQ